In Asterias rubens chromosome 17, eAstRub1.3, whole genome shotgun sequence, a genomic segment contains:
- the LOC117301298 gene encoding palmitoyltransferase ZDHHC23-like has protein sequence MGRGQDEDEEGQPLCCCEYMNESGDKSHLLALCCDCQEVDEACDRLLKRQTVDKEKFSKAFSVVKDRVRIPTFFGAGAKRLDQLLDTTAIPPIVIVPAWIYLASIHIIAATILFSFVPPLILLYHQLFLRHRRRTQFFMSWGLTSVFSIYGFFYFYVSSDLSVTEFTVTTVLFVFTLMAFFKSKHGPGVVKVEQASPNQNFFKVLPESTIVTESDANLQRRNHSGSDCSTSDNGCASEKSHETSALIGREQHSGSEATNQESEDWCDVCKLLKPERAGHCRTCGHCVNRLDHHCVWIDSCIGVGNHRSFLLAAILFVFGGVVGGYQSLSTICSLRLDELLECCAVSFTNRRTAVILVSIIYTALATICVLALLVQQFHLITHNWTYRERKLSTRSHRHREKLFELDRGLLTNWVDFLLMRQGEDKPSIGLTNV, from the exons ATGGGAAGAGGTCAAGACGAGGACGAGGAAGGTCAACCTCTGTGTTGCTGTGAATACATGAATGAAAGTGGAGATAAAAGTCATTTATTGGCGCTGTGTTGTGACTGCCAGGAAGTGGACGAAGCTTGTGACAG GCTGCTCAAGAGGCAAACAGTCGATAAAGAAAAATTCTCCAAAGCCTTCTCAGTCGTCAAGGATCGAGTTCGCATCCCGACATTCTTCGGTGCCGGTGCCAAACGTCTTGACCAACTGCTGGACACCACAGCAATCCCACCCATTGTGATCGTCCCGGCGTGGATTTACCTCGCATCGATACACATCATCGCTGCAACTATTTTGTTCTCATTTGTTCCCCCTTTAATTCTTCTTTACCACCAGCTGTTTTTGCGACATCGACGACGGACTCAGTTCTTCATGAGTTGGGGTCTGACGTCCGTGTTTTCAATCTATGGATTCTTTTATTTCTACGTGAGCTCAGACCTCAGCGTTACTGAGTTCACAGTTAcaactgttttatttgtgttCACTCTAATGGCTTTTTTCAAATCGAAGCACGGACCGGGTGTCGTTAAAGTAGAGCAAGCGTCCCCGAATCAAAACTTTTTCAAAGTCCTACCCGAATCGACGATCGTAACTGAAAGTGACGCAAACCTGCAACGTAGAAATCACTCCGGCAGCGATTGCAGTACCTCAGACAACGGATGTGCCTCGGAGAAATCACATGAGACGAGTGCTCTTATTGGTAGAGAGCAGCATTCTGGTAGCGAAGCCACCAATCAGGAATCAGAAGACTGGTGTGATGTTTGTAAACTACTCAAACCAGAGAGAGCTGGTCACTGCAGGACATGTGGTCACTGCGTAAACAGATTAGACCATCACTGTGTTTG GATTGATAGTTGCATCGGAGTTGGTAACCATCGTTCGTTTCTACTGGCAGCTATTCTGTTTGTATTTGGTGGTGTTGTAGGAGGATACCAGTCACTGAGCACAATTTGTTCTCTTCGGCTTGATGAGTTGCTTGAATGCTGTGCTGTTTCATTCACAAATAGAAG GACCGCAGTCATCTTGGTCTCCATCATCTACACTGCGCTTGCCACAATATGCGTCCTGGCCCTCCTTGTACAACAGTTTCATCTGATCACGCATAATTGGACGTACCGGGAACGCAAACTGTCCACGCGGTCGCACAGGCATCGAGAGAAACTGTTCGAGTTAGACAGAGGCCTTTTGACAAACTGGGTTGATTTTCTCTTAATGAGGCAAGGGGAGGATAAACCTTCGATAGGTTTGACTAATGTGTGA